The following are encoded together in the Brassica napus cultivar Da-Ae chromosome A9, Da-Ae, whole genome shotgun sequence genome:
- the LOC106374738 gene encoding homeobox-leucine zipper protein ATHB-21-like isoform X2 has protein sequence MNNQNVDDHNLLFISQMYPSVYTASIPQQGGSKPARPRRRRKSKSVAVAEVGGEGGNGWFRKRKLSDEQVRMLEMSFGDEHKLESERKDRLAKELGLDPRQVAVWFQNRRARWKNKRLEDEYTRLKNAHENVVVEKCRLDSEVLHLKEQLHDAEREIQRLALRVEGVLSNSLISSSVSVEANQTTPFFGDYEVEVGDDGGGYENLFYSPEYIDGFEWMSPFM, from the exons ATGAATAACCAGAATGTAGATGATCATAATCTTCTATTCATTTCTCAGATGTACCCTAGTGTCTATACTGcatcaataccacaacaag GAGGATCGAAACCAGCGCGgccgaggaggaggaggaagagcaaGAGTGTTGCGGTGGCGGAGGTAGGTGGAGAAGGAGGCAATGGGTGGTTTAGGAAGAGGAAACTGAGTGATGAGCAAGTAAGAATGCTGGAGATGAGTTTTGGAGATGAACATAAGCTTGAGTCAGAGAGGAAAGATCGTCTTGCTAAGGAGTTAGGGCTTGATCCTCGCCAAGTCGCCGTCTGGTTCCAGAACCGCCGTGCACGGTGGAAGAACAAGAGGCTTGAAGATGAATACACTAGACTTAAGAACGCACACGAAAACGTCGTCGTTGAGAAGTGTCGTCTTGATTCTGAG GTTCTTCACCTAAAGGAGCAGCTTCATGACGCTGAACGAGAGATCCAACGGTTGGCACTAAGAGTCGAAGGAGTCTTAAGCAACAGTCTGATCTCATCTTCTGTCTCTGTCGAAGCCAATCAGACTACGCCGTTTTTCGGAGACTACGAAGTCGAAGTTGGAGACGACGGTGGCGGTTATGAGAACTTGTTCTACTCGCCAGAATACAttgatggatttgaatggatgaGCCCATTCATGTGA
- the LOC106374738 gene encoding homeobox-leucine zipper protein ATHB-21-like isoform X1, whose amino-acid sequence MNNQNVDDHNLLFISQMYPSVYTASIPQQAGGSKPARPRRRRKSKSVAVAEVGGEGGNGWFRKRKLSDEQVRMLEMSFGDEHKLESERKDRLAKELGLDPRQVAVWFQNRRARWKNKRLEDEYTRLKNAHENVVVEKCRLDSEVLHLKEQLHDAEREIQRLALRVEGVLSNSLISSSVSVEANQTTPFFGDYEVEVGDDGGGYENLFYSPEYIDGFEWMSPFM is encoded by the exons ATGAATAACCAGAATGTAGATGATCATAATCTTCTATTCATTTCTCAGATGTACCCTAGTGTCTATACTGcatcaataccacaacaag CAGGAGGATCGAAACCAGCGCGgccgaggaggaggaggaagagcaaGAGTGTTGCGGTGGCGGAGGTAGGTGGAGAAGGAGGCAATGGGTGGTTTAGGAAGAGGAAACTGAGTGATGAGCAAGTAAGAATGCTGGAGATGAGTTTTGGAGATGAACATAAGCTTGAGTCAGAGAGGAAAGATCGTCTTGCTAAGGAGTTAGGGCTTGATCCTCGCCAAGTCGCCGTCTGGTTCCAGAACCGCCGTGCACGGTGGAAGAACAAGAGGCTTGAAGATGAATACACTAGACTTAAGAACGCACACGAAAACGTCGTCGTTGAGAAGTGTCGTCTTGATTCTGAG GTTCTTCACCTAAAGGAGCAGCTTCATGACGCTGAACGAGAGATCCAACGGTTGGCACTAAGAGTCGAAGGAGTCTTAAGCAACAGTCTGATCTCATCTTCTGTCTCTGTCGAAGCCAATCAGACTACGCCGTTTTTCGGAGACTACGAAGTCGAAGTTGGAGACGACGGTGGCGGTTATGAGAACTTGTTCTACTCGCCAGAATACAttgatggatttgaatggatgaGCCCATTCATGTGA